The following proteins are co-located in the Barnesiella propionica genome:
- a CDS encoding D-2-hydroxyacid dehydrogenase — protein MKKIVVLDGYSVNPGDLSWDYLTSLGNCTLYDRTDKSEIIERTKNAEIILTNKVPLKADTLKLLPSLRYIGVLATGYNIIDIEAAKEQNIVVTNIPAYSTQSVVQMVFAHLLNITNQVELHSGKVREGKWSVCKDFCFWDTPITELAGKTFGIIGLGHIGMSVAKLADAFGMRVIANTSKKQKDLPPYIKAVSREELLKTSDIVSLHTPLTPETRNMIDKNALSLMKPTSILINTGRGPLVNEQDLADALNGKRLYAAGLDVLSAEPPRNDNPLLSARNCYITPHIAWATFEARKRLMDIACANVKSYLEGNIQNKVS, from the coding sequence ATGAAAAAAATAGTGGTTCTAGACGGCTATAGCGTCAATCCGGGGGATCTGTCCTGGGATTATCTGACTTCTTTGGGTAATTGCACCCTATATGACCGTACCGATAAATCCGAAATTATTGAACGGACAAAAAACGCAGAAATCATATTGACAAACAAAGTGCCTTTAAAAGCTGACACTTTAAAATTATTACCTTCATTGCGATATATAGGAGTACTGGCTACCGGATATAATATTATAGATATCGAAGCCGCAAAGGAACAAAATATAGTTGTTACCAATATTCCTGCTTACAGCACTCAATCGGTGGTACAGATGGTATTTGCCCATTTACTGAATATTACCAATCAGGTCGAACTTCATTCCGGCAAAGTAAGAGAGGGAAAATGGAGTGTATGTAAAGATTTTTGTTTTTGGGACACACCTATTACCGAACTGGCCGGAAAGACATTCGGCATTATAGGACTTGGCCATATCGGAATGTCTGTCGCCAAACTGGCCGACGCTTTCGGTATGCGCGTGATAGCAAATACTTCTAAAAAACAAAAAGACCTGCCACCTTATATCAAAGCGGTTTCCCGGGAAGAGTTATTAAAAACTAGCGATATCGTTTCGTTACACACGCCTCTTACTCCTGAAACAAGGAATATGATAGATAAAAACGCATTATCTTTAATGAAGCCGACCTCTATTCTTATCAACACAGGCAGGGGGCCATTGGTGAATGAACAAGATCTTGCTGATGCCTTAAACGGCAAACGTCTATATGCAGCAGGACTGGATGTACTTTCAGCCGAACCGCCAAGAAACGATAATCCGCTGCTCTCAGCCCGGAATTGTTATATCACCCCTCATATAGCCTGGGCGACTTTCGAAGCCCGTAAACGGCTGATGGATATCGCATGTGCCAACGTAAAATCATATTTAGAAGGTAATATACAAAATAAAGTATCTTAA
- a CDS encoding T9SS type A sorting domain-containing protein, with the protein MKKLFVLSCALFLCVLMPLSAQIKVNQYGATYVGSYGSNPDAQNSNYDIPGLYVYGANDYPAIYCKPGSIGLGMKIDGSKNINGPLLFLQGNNTANITLVQAYGVGGLCFSLTGEGVVSANNYITYTPKSNLKNGEMFKKIDSPLEKLMKLNGILYQSSVSETSGDGKQMVPSSKYRIGLRSEEVQSVVPEVVYTTQEGETGIAYNELVGLLIEAMKEQQATISELQAAVNELKSPSTIESQASDNAALLQNVPNPFDKETRIGYTLPSTVSSAQLLVYDLQGNQLKNIPVILRGKGEVVIQASELSAGMYVYTLLADGKEVATKRMILTK; encoded by the coding sequence ATGAAAAAATTATTTGTTTTGTCATGTGCATTATTTTTATGTGTGCTAATGCCGCTGTCTGCCCAAATCAAAGTAAACCAATATGGAGCCACTTATGTAGGTTCATATGGTTCTAATCCCGATGCACAGAATTCGAATTATGATATTCCGGGATTATATGTATATGGAGCGAATGATTATCCTGCTATTTACTGTAAGCCCGGTTCGATAGGCCTTGGTATGAAAATTGATGGTAGTAAAAATATTAATGGTCCGCTTTTGTTTCTACAGGGAAATAATACGGCTAATATTACTTTGGTACAGGCATATGGTGTAGGCGGATTGTGTTTTAGTCTAACGGGGGAGGGCGTAGTATCTGCTAATAATTATATAACTTATACCCCTAAAAGCAATTTAAAAAATGGAGAAATGTTCAAGAAGATCGATTCTCCTTTGGAAAAACTGATGAAACTGAACGGTATCTTATACCAGTCTTCCGTATCGGAAACAAGTGGAGACGGCAAGCAGATGGTTCCGTCATCCAAGTACCGTATCGGTTTACGGAGCGAAGAAGTTCAGTCTGTGGTGCCTGAAGTGGTTTATACGACTCAGGAAGGTGAAACCGGAATAGCTTATAACGAACTGGTAGGATTGCTGATAGAAGCGATGAAAGAACAACAGGCGACTATATCGGAATTGCAGGCTGCTGTCAATGAGTTGAAATCTCCGTCAACGATAGAAAGCCAGGCAAGCGATAACGCCGCTTTGTTGCAGAACGTACCCAATCCTTTCGATAAAGAGACCCGCATCGGCTATACATTGCCCTCCACAGTTTCCAGTGCGCAATTACTGGTTTATGATTTGCAGGGCAACCAGCTGAAGAACATACCTGTTATCTTACGGGGAAAAGGCGAAGTAGTGATCCAAGCCAGCGAACTGAGCGCCGGGATGTATGTCTATACATTACTGGCCGACGGTAAAGAAGTGGCAACGAAAAGAATGATATTAACGAAATAA